In Magnetofaba australis IT-1, the following are encoded in one genomic region:
- a CDS encoding transposase, with product MERKKRRFTAEQKVGYVRRHLVEKVVLSDLCDEAGIQPSQYYRWQKALFENGEAALSDKRGQKACDRQIAELEAKLATKNEVMSELLEAHVALKKVLG from the coding sequence ATGGAACGGAAGAAGCGGAGATTTACGGCTGAGCAGAAGGTAGGCTATGTGCGCCGTCACCTGGTCGAGAAGGTGGTTCTCTCGGATCTGTGCGACGAGGCGGGCATTCAGCCCAGCCAGTACTATCGCTGGCAAAAGGCTTTGTTTGAGAACGGCGAAGCGGCCTTGTCTGACAAACGCGGCCAAAAGGCTTGTGACCGACAGATTGCCGAACTAGAAGCGAAGTTGGCAACCAAAAATGAAGTTATGTCTGAGCTTCTTGAGGCGCATGTTGCGCTAAAAAAAGTCTTGGGGTGA
- a CDS encoding transposase, translating to MERKKRRFTAEQKVGYVRRHLVEKVVLSDLCDEAGIQPSQYYRWQKALFENGEAALSDKRGQKACDRQIAELEAKLATKMKLCLSFLRRMLR from the coding sequence ATGGAACGGAAGAAGCGGAGATTTACGGCTGAGCAGAAGGTAGGCTATGTGCGCCGTCACCTGGTCGAGAAGGTGGTTCTCTCGGATCTGTGCGACGAGGCGGGCATTCAGCCCAGCCAGTACTATCGCTGGCAAAAGGCTTTGTTTGAGAACGGCGAAGCGGCCTTGTCTGACAAACGCGGCCAAAAGGCTTGTGACCGACAGATTGCCGAACTAGAAGCGAAGTTGGCAACCAAAATGAAGTTATGTCTGAGCTTCTTGAGGCGCATGTTGCGCTAA
- a CDS encoding ATP-binding protein, with translation MPAEGVDHSRYLLRLSELELIERERRMVERRIKQARFPTIKSLDSFDFLAMPSLNKVLVMELARCEYIQRRANIIALGNSGNRENPYCVGIGPGRLSAGVGGWLHHCASLVHQLMEARDEKQLQRFQSQLSKHKLLIIDELGFVPLVQNGG, from the coding sequence GTGCCGGCGGAAGGCGTTGATCATAGCCGATACCTGCTGCGACTGAGCGAACTGGAGTTGATTGAGCGGGAGCGGCGCATGGTGGAGCGACGTATCAAACAAGCCCGGTTTCCCACCATCAAGAGCCTGGACTCCTTTGATTTCCTGGCCATGCCCTCATTGAACAAGGTTCTGGTGATGGAGCTGGCGCGTTGCGAATACATTCAGCGCCGGGCCAATATCATCGCCTTGGGCAACAGCGGAAACCGGGAAAACCCATATTGCGTTGGGATTGGGCCTGGCCGCCTGTCAGCAGGGGTTGGCGGTTGGCTTCACCACTGCGCGTCGCTGGTACACCAGTTGATGGAGGCGCGCGACGAAAAGCAGCTGCAGCGTTTCCAGAGTCAGTTGAGTAAACACAAGCTGTTGATCATCGACGAATTGGGCTTCGTCCCACTCGTCCAAAACGGGGGCTGA
- a CDS encoding IS3 family transposase, with protein sequence MEPDIRDSVVNFVAFWSDKSEIDTSRIINWIGVQRGKFYSWRKRYGMVNDHNGRIPRDFWLDDWEREAIVAFFHEHPSEGYRRLTYMMLDAGVVAVSPSSVLRVLRTAGLMRRWSPSPSQKGTGFKQPSEPHKHWHVDISYLNIQGTFYYLCSVLDGCSRFICFGSVGK encoded by the coding sequence GTGGAGCCGGACATACGGGATTCGGTGGTGAATTTCGTGGCGTTTTGGTCAGACAAGAGCGAAATCGACACGAGCCGAATTATCAACTGGATAGGCGTGCAAAGGGGCAAGTTCTATTCATGGCGCAAGCGCTATGGAATGGTTAATGACCACAATGGCCGTATTCCCCGAGATTTTTGGCTGGACGATTGGGAAAGGGAAGCGATTGTCGCCTTTTTCCATGAACATCCGTCAGAGGGCTATCGGCGCCTGACCTACATGATGCTGGATGCAGGCGTGGTGGCGGTCAGCCCCTCTTCAGTGCTGCGTGTGCTCAGAACTGCCGGGCTGATGCGTCGTTGGAGCCCATCGCCCTCGCAGAAGGGCACAGGGTTCAAACAGCCTTCGGAGCCGCATAAACACTGGCATGTGGACATCTCCTATCTGAATATCCAGGGGACGTTCTACTATCTGTGCAGTGTCCTGGATGGATGTAGCAGGTTTATCTGTTTCGGTTCAGTTGGAAAATGA
- a CDS encoding helix-turn-helix transcriptional regulator — protein sequence MAGGGVDRTQRLYRIDQMLSEGRPVHIDRFLETLNISNATFKRDIEYLRDRLNAPIVWDRKGRGYRYGEVEGAEPKLSLPGVWFNSSEIYALLTMEHLLSNLQPGLLNNQIEPLKARLRILLESGGHDSDEVGDRIRVIHIAGRAADSKIFQSIATGLFSRTRLRIDHHSRGRGEWLEREVSPQRLLFYRDSWYLDAWCHERDAVRSFAVDAMRHAVNLSEPAREVSSEDLDELTKSGYGIFSGKRIQTAVLRFSPENARWVAHERWHSQQQGTFDKEGRYVLRIPYAQDTELIMDILRHGAGVEVLEPATLRMRVMERLQSALAQYHPGGT from the coding sequence ATGGCCGGAGGAGGTGTTGACAGGACGCAGCGACTCTACCGCATCGATCAGATGCTCTCTGAGGGGCGGCCCGTCCATATCGACAGGTTTTTGGAGACCCTCAATATCTCCAACGCGACATTCAAGCGCGACATTGAATACCTCCGCGATCGACTCAACGCGCCCATCGTATGGGACCGTAAGGGCAGAGGGTACCGATATGGGGAGGTGGAGGGCGCTGAGCCCAAGCTCTCCTTGCCTGGGGTCTGGTTTAACTCCTCTGAGATCTACGCTCTGCTGACCATGGAGCACCTGCTGAGCAATCTACAGCCAGGGTTACTCAATAATCAGATCGAACCGCTCAAAGCGCGCCTGCGCATTCTCCTGGAGAGCGGTGGCCACGATAGTGATGAAGTGGGCGACCGCATCCGGGTGATCCACATTGCTGGGCGCGCGGCGGACTCAAAGATATTCCAAAGTATTGCCACCGGCCTCTTTTCACGCACGCGCCTGCGCATTGATCACCACAGTCGAGGACGCGGCGAATGGCTGGAGCGCGAGGTGTCCCCGCAGCGACTCCTGTTCTATCGGGATAGTTGGTATCTGGACGCGTGGTGTCATGAGCGGGACGCGGTGCGCAGCTTTGCCGTAGATGCCATGCGTCATGCCGTCAATTTGAGTGAGCCAGCGCGCGAAGTCTCCAGCGAAGATCTGGATGAACTGACGAAATCAGGATACGGCATCTTTTCCGGCAAGAGGATTCAGACGGCGGTGCTACGCTTTTCCCCTGAGAATGCGCGATGGGTGGCGCATGAGCGATGGCATAGCCAGCAGCAGGGCACCTTTGATAAAGAGGGACGATACGTGTTGCGCATCCCATACGCCCAGGATACCGAGTTGATCATGGATATTTTGCGCCATGGCGCTGGAGTCGAGGTGTTGGAGCCTGCCACTCTTCGCATGCGCGTCATGGAGAGGCTTCAATCGGCCCTTGCGCAATATCACCCAGGGGGGACTTGA
- a CDS encoding ATP-binding protein, which produces MISQRYEQGSVMVTSNLPFEEWTEVFGSERLTGALLDRLTHHVHILEMNGESYRLNQSKRQKRAAETK; this is translated from the coding sequence GTGATCAGCCAGCGCTATGAGCAGGGTTCAGTGATGGTGACCAGCAACCTGCCGTTCGAGGAGTGGACGGAGGTCTTCGGCTCCGAGCGCCTCACCGGCGCCCTGCTGGATCGGTTGACCCATCATGTCCACATCCTGGAGATGAACGGCGAAAGCTATCGACTGAATCAAAGCAAACGGCAAAAGCGCGCTGCAGAAACAAAGTAA
- a CDS encoding IS3 family transposase: MEPDIRDSVVNFVAFWSDKSEIDTSRIINWIGVQRGKFYSWRKRYGMVNDHNGRIPRDFWLDDWEREAIVAFFHEHPSEGYRRLTYMMLDAGVVAVSPSSVLRVLRTAGLMRRWSPSPSQKGTGFKQPSEPHKHWHVDISYLNIQGTFYYLCSVLDGCSRFILHWEIRESMKEDEVEVVLLRAQEAYPEAKPRLISDNGPQFVANDFKAFIRESGMTHVRTSPYYPQSNGKLERFHGSLKRECIRPQTPLSLEDAQRVVGKYVEHYNTRRLHSAIDYVTPQDRLEGRHVQILAERDEKLEAARERRRTTHQKQSFQPSQKMAEKANS, translated from the coding sequence GTGGAGCCGGACATACGGGATTCGGTGGTGAATTTCGTGGCGTTTTGGTCAGACAAGAGCGAAATCGACACGAGCCGAATTATCAACTGGATAGGCGTGCAAAGGGGCAAGTTCTATTCATGGCGCAAGCGCTATGGAATGGTTAATGACCACAATGGCCGTATTCCCCGAGATTTTTGGCTGGACGATTGGGAAAGGGAAGCGATTGTCGCCTTTTTCCATGAACATCCGTCAGAGGGCTATCGGCGCCTGACCTACATGATGCTGGATGCAGGCGTGGTGGCGGTCAGCCCCTCTTCAGTGCTGCGTGTGCTCAGAACTGCCGGGCTGATGCGTCGTTGGAGCCCATCGCCCTCGCAGAAGGGCACAGGGTTCAAACAGCCTTCGGAGCCGCATAAACACTGGCATGTGGACATCTCCTATCTGAATATCCAGGGGACGTTCTACTATCTGTGCAGTGTCCTGGATGGATGTAGCAGGTTTATCCTCCACTGGGAGATTCGTGAGTCGATGAAGGAAGATGAGGTTGAAGTGGTCCTGCTCCGAGCTCAGGAGGCCTATCCGGAAGCTAAGCCGCGGCTGATCTCAGACAATGGGCCGCAGTTCGTTGCCAACGATTTTAAGGCGTTCATCCGGGAATCCGGCATGACGCATGTGAGGACTTCGCCTTACTATCCGCAGAGCAACGGAAAACTGGAGCGTTTTCACGGTAGTTTGAAGCGTGAGTGCATTCGGCCTCAGACGCCATTATCGCTGGAAGATGCCCAACGGGTTGTGGGAAAGTACGTCGAGCATTACAACACCCGGCGGCTCCATAGCGCCATCGACTACGTCACCCCACAGGATCGCCTGGAAGGGCGGCATGTGCAGATCCTGGCCGAACGAGATGAAAAGCTTGAGGCGGCCAGAGAACGGCGTCGGACGACGCACCAAAAGCAGTCTTTTCAGCCATCCCAAAAAATGGCTGAAAAGGCGAACAGCTAA